Proteins encoded in a region of the Phalacrocorax carbo chromosome 17, bPhaCar2.1, whole genome shotgun sequence genome:
- the OVCA2 gene encoding esterase OVCA2 produces the protein MLRDTARALAPAPRGKGGAVRRKRRSPLPVVAGAMSEGRPLRLLGLHGYRQSERRFRQRTGALRKALRGRAELVAVSAPHPVPGGEDGDGDGDDPPRGWWFSGPGTFEAGEAAAAPAGLEESLSAVAAALAEHGPFDGLLGFSQGAALAAMVCALRARGDPRFPVAFAILVAGFTSRAPSHGHFYREPIALPTLHVMGDTDTVIAAPLSRELAQHFVEPVVLTHPGGHFVPTAAPQKKAYLDFLDLFRHGQGQAESPQTGAV, from the exons ATGCTCCGGGACACGGCACGGGCTctggccccggccccccgaGG GAAGGGAGGGGCCGTTAGGCGGAAGCGGCGCTCTCCGCTTCCGGTGGTGGCGGGCGCCATGTCGGAGGGGCGGCCGCTGCGGCTGCTGGGTCTGCACGGTTACCGGCAGAGCGAGCGCCGCTTCCGCCAGCGCACCGGGGCGCTGCGCAAGGCCCTGCGCGGCCGCGCGGAGCTGGTGGCGGTCAGCGCCCCGCACCCCGTGCCCGGCGGCGaggacggggacggggacggggacgacCCTCCCCGCGGCTGGTGGTTCTCCGGGCCCGGCACCTTTGAGGCGGGGGAGGCAGCGGCGGCGCCGGCGGGTCTGGAGGAGTCGCTAtcggcggtggcggcggcccTGGCGGAGCACGGCCCCTTTGACGGGCTGCTGGGCTTCAGCCAGGGCGCGGCGCTGGCCGCCATGGTGTGCGCCCTGCGGGCCCGGGGCGACCCCCGCTTCCCCGTGGCCTTCGCCATCCTGGTGGCCGGCTTCACCAGCCGCGCCCCGTCCCACGGCCACTTCTACCGGGAGCCCATCGCCCTGCCCACGCTGCACGTCATGGGTGACACTGACACCGTCATTGCTGCCCCGCTCAGCAGGGAGCTGGCCCAGCACTTCGTGGAGCCAGTCGTCCTCACCCACCCCGGCGGGCACTTCGTCCCCACGGCTGCCCCGCAGAAGAAGGCCTACCTGGACTTCCTGGACCTCTTCCGCCACGGACAGGGACAGGCCGAGTCCCCACAGACTGGGGCTGTTTGA